A single Anabas testudineus chromosome 10, fAnaTes1.2, whole genome shotgun sequence DNA region contains:
- the tspan17 gene encoding tetraspanin-17, whose translation MSRKHHHLKGAEVSCCVKYFLFGFNIIFWLLGAAFLGIGLWAWAEKGVLSNLSSITDLGGFDPVWLFIVVGGVMFILGFAGCIGALRENTFLLKFFSVFLGLIFFLELTAGILAFVFKDWIKDQLNFFINNNVKAYRDDIDLQNLIDFAQEYWLCCGAHGPDDWNLNIYFNCTDLNPSRERCGVPFSCCIKDPAEDVINTQCGYDVRHYHDLEWQKYIYTKGCVGQFEKWLQDNLIIVAGIFVGIALLQIFGICLAQNLVSDVQAVKANW comes from the exons ATGAGCAGAAAGCACCATCATTTGAAAGGAGCCGAAGTTAGCTGCTGTGTAAAATACTTCCTATTTGGATTCAACATTATATTCTGG TTGCTGGGAGCAGCATTCCTGGGCATAGGCTTGTGGGCATGGGCGGAGAAG GGCGTGCTGTCCAATCTGTCATCCATCACAGACCTAGGGGGCTTCGACCCAGTGTGGCTCTTCATTGTCGTAGGAGGTGTGATGTTCATACTAGGCTTTGCTGGCTGCATTGGAGCCCTCAGAGAGAACACCTTCCTGTTAAAATTT TTTTCTGTATTCCTGggtttgatcttcttcttgGAGCTGACTGCCGGGATCCTTGCCTTTGTCTTTAAGGACTGGATCAAAGACCAGCTCAACTTTTTCATCAATAACAATGTCAAGGCCTATCGTGATGACATTGACTTGCAGAATCTCATTGACTTCGCCCAGGAATAC TGGTTGTGTTGTGGAGCTCACGGGCCTGATGACTGGAACCTGAACATCTACTTTAACTGCACTGACTTAAACCCCAGTAGGGAGCGCTGTGGAGTTCCCTTTTCCTGCTGCATCAAAGACCCTGCA gaggATGTCATCAACACACAGTGTGGTTATGATGTTCGGCATTATCAT gacCTGGAATGGCAGAAATACATCTATACAAAGGGCTGCGTGGGACAGTTCGAGAAGTGGCTTCAGGATAACCTGATCATTGTAGCTGGGATCTTTGTTGGTATAGCACTTTTACAG ATTTTTGGTATTTGCCTTGCTCAGAACCTGGTCAGTGATGTCCAAGCTGTCAAAGCCAACTGGTGA